A DNA window from Mucilaginibacter xinganensis contains the following coding sequences:
- a CDS encoding BatA domain-containing protein: MHFLYPVFLFALLTLAIPILVHLFNFRRYQKVYFSNVQFLKDVQEQQSHRRNLKERLILASRLLALAFLVFAFARPYVPGKNSVNAGKLQAVSIFVDNSYSMQALNREGTLLDEAKRRAKEIASAYNINDSFQLLTQDFEGKHQRLLSRDEFNDAVDAVKISPQSRTLQQIISRQQSLLDMHRSSMRSVYLLSDFQKNMDAAQAVKADAGLHISLVQLKANSLPNVAVDSVMLLNAIHRPGESEKLVVRLHNYADKRAEKIPMKLVINGEQKALGSYTVNARSVQYDTLAFAGLKAGWQRAELSLQDNPVTFDNQFYFSFNVRQQMPVLLVDGGAPNLYLKAVFAADPFFAAQRVPDGNVDYAALSTYSLIILNDIKAISTGLSQQLKGYVAKGGTLMVFPSAEADLASYRSLLQPMNVAYPEKLLTADTKVTALNLQSQVFKNIFENFPQNPDLPVVKKYYQLSTSTTNRAENLMTLPGSKPFWAGYTSGRGKVYVSAVALNEDFSNLPRHALFVPVMFRIALLGGYDSPLFYTLGRDETIETLPVKTDEKQILKLVNGTQSIIPDTRQQEGATLVYLADQLQETGIYDLKKADSTLSILAFNDNRSESDLSYLNTTQLAKLVPQATEIMEGGKGSLKGNVTETNFGLQLWKLCIILALIFLGAEILLVRFYKTDHRSIKQPV, encoded by the coding sequence GGAGCGGCTGATCCTTGCTTCACGATTGCTTGCCCTGGCATTTTTGGTTTTTGCCTTTGCAAGGCCATACGTTCCCGGTAAAAATTCTGTAAACGCAGGTAAGTTACAGGCGGTAAGCATCTTTGTTGATAACTCTTATTCTATGCAGGCCCTTAATCGAGAGGGGACGTTGCTTGATGAGGCTAAGCGCCGCGCAAAGGAAATAGCATCAGCCTATAATATAAATGACAGCTTCCAATTGCTTACGCAGGATTTTGAAGGAAAACACCAGCGTCTCCTGAGCCGTGACGAATTTAATGACGCGGTTGACGCGGTAAAGATCAGCCCGCAGAGCCGTACTTTGCAGCAGATTATCAGCCGGCAGCAAAGCCTGCTGGATATGCACCGCAGCAGCATGAGATCAGTTTACCTGTTATCCGACTTCCAAAAAAATATGGACGCGGCACAGGCGGTAAAGGCTGATGCAGGTTTGCACATTAGCCTGGTACAGTTAAAAGCTAACAGTCTGCCTAATGTGGCTGTTGACTCGGTCATGCTATTGAACGCTATCCACAGGCCGGGCGAAAGCGAAAAACTGGTAGTACGATTACATAACTATGCTGACAAACGGGCCGAAAAGATACCGATGAAGCTGGTTATAAACGGTGAGCAAAAGGCCCTGGGCAGTTACACCGTAAACGCACGCTCGGTGCAATATGATACGCTGGCATTTGCGGGCCTTAAAGCCGGCTGGCAGCGGGCCGAACTAAGCCTGCAGGATAACCCCGTTACTTTTGACAACCAGTTTTACTTTTCATTTAACGTAAGGCAGCAAATGCCTGTTTTACTGGTTGATGGCGGCGCGCCCAATCTCTATTTAAAAGCAGTATTTGCCGCGGATCCTTTTTTTGCCGCGCAACGGGTACCCGATGGCAATGTGGATTACGCGGCTTTAAGCACCTACTCTCTAATTATTTTAAATGATATAAAAGCGATATCAACAGGCCTGTCCCAGCAATTAAAGGGCTACGTTGCTAAAGGCGGAACGCTTATGGTTTTTCCTTCGGCTGAAGCGGATTTAGCCAGCTACCGGTCGTTATTGCAGCCCATGAACGTAGCGTACCCGGAAAAGCTGCTGACTGCCGACACTAAAGTTACAGCGCTAAACCTGCAGAGCCAGGTGTTTAAAAATATATTCGAGAATTTTCCTCAAAATCCCGACCTGCCGGTTGTGAAAAAATATTACCAGCTTAGCACATCAACAACTAACCGCGCCGAAAATTTAATGACGTTGCCGGGCAGCAAGCCCTTTTGGGCAGGATACACCAGCGGCAGGGGGAAAGTTTATGTTTCGGCAGTGGCACTTAATGAAGATTTTAGCAATCTGCCGCGGCATGCGCTGTTTGTACCCGTAATGTTCCGGATAGCGCTGCTGGGCGGCTATGATTCGCCGCTATTCTACACACTTGGCCGCGATGAAACAATTGAAACGCTGCCCGTGAAAACCGATGAAAAGCAAATTCTTAAACTGGTTAACGGCACACAAAGCATCATCCCGGATACCAGGCAGCAGGAGGGAGCAACCCTGGTTTATTTGGCAGACCAGCTGCAAGAAACCGGGATCTATGATCTGAAAAAGGCCGACAGCACTTTATCAATACTGGCCTTTAATGATAACAGGAGCGAGTCGGACTTAAGTTACTTAAACACCACCCAACTAGCCAAACTGGTGCCGCAGGCCACTGAAATAATGGAAGGTGGGAAGGGCTCATTAAAAGGTAATGTAACTGAAACAAATTTCGGCTTACAATTATGGAAACTTTGTATAATTTTGGCATTGATTTTTCTGGGGGCCGAAATACTGCTGGTAAGGTTTTATAAAACAGATCACCGTAGTATTAAGCAGCCCGTTTAA
- a CDS encoding dihydroorotase: MNLLIKSATIIDPHSPYNQQVVDILIEKGIITKIAPELEADAELVEAEGKFVSPGFFDLNCNIGELGLETKEDLHTGTAAAAAGGFTGIALMPNTIPPVHSKAEIEYLVNRAKRNLVDVYPLGAISHKREGKDLAEMYDMFLSGAKAFTDGNRPVQDAGLMERALLYAQGFDALILSYPEDTAIAGKAKVNEGEISTILGMKGIPPLAEELMIARDLYLAEYTGSRIHFSTISTTRSVELIREAKRKGLEVSCDVAAHHLVLTDEALLGFESLYKVKPPLRTRDDVNALLKGLKDGTIDAIVSQHTPHEVEFKDVEFEVAEFGITGLQTAFSLALLAGLDPELIIEKLAINPRRILNLEIPSVTEGREANLVLFDLEAEWEFTRNNNKSKSYNSPFIGQSLKGSILLTLNNNHLYKQ; this comes from the coding sequence ATGAATTTGCTTATCAAGTCCGCAACAATTATTGATCCTCACTCGCCCTATAATCAACAGGTTGTTGATATTTTAATTGAAAAAGGGATTATTACTAAAATAGCCCCCGAACTGGAAGCCGATGCTGAATTGGTTGAAGCCGAAGGGAAATTTGTATCCCCGGGTTTTTTTGACCTGAACTGCAATATCGGCGAGCTTGGCCTCGAAACAAAAGAAGACCTGCATACCGGTACGGCTGCAGCGGCTGCGGGTGGCTTTACAGGTATTGCTTTAATGCCCAACACCATACCTCCCGTACACTCAAAGGCTGAAATAGAATACCTGGTGAATCGCGCTAAAAGGAACCTGGTAGATGTTTACCCTTTAGGAGCCATATCGCACAAACGGGAGGGTAAAGACCTGGCCGAAATGTATGATATGTTTTTAAGCGGTGCAAAAGCGTTTACAGATGGTAACAGGCCCGTACAGGATGCCGGACTAATGGAAAGAGCGTTACTTTATGCGCAGGGTTTTGATGCCCTGATATTGTCTTACCCGGAAGATACTGCCATTGCCGGCAAAGCAAAGGTTAACGAAGGGGAGATCAGCACTATTTTAGGGATGAAAGGAATTCCGCCGCTTGCTGAGGAGCTGATGATAGCGCGCGACCTGTACCTTGCTGAATATACGGGTTCACGCATCCACTTCAGCACTATATCTACCACCCGCTCTGTTGAACTGATAAGGGAAGCCAAACGCAAAGGCCTTGAGGTAAGCTGCGACGTCGCCGCCCATCACCTGGTGTTAACGGACGAGGCGCTTTTAGGCTTTGAAAGCCTGTATAAAGTAAAGCCACCGCTAAGAACCCGCGATGATGTTAATGCTTTGCTGAAGGGCTTAAAAGACGGCACCATTGATGCAATAGTATCCCAGCATACCCCGCACGAGGTGGAATTTAAAGATGTGGAGTTTGAAGTAGCAGAGTTTGGAATTACAGGTTTACAAACGGCATTCTCCTTAGCCTTACTGGCAGGACTCGATCCCGAACTTATAATTGAGAAGCTGGCAATAAACCCGCGCCGCATATTAAATCTTGAAATACCGTCGGTTACCGAAGGAAGGGAAGCCAACCTGGTTTTATTTGACCTGGAAGCTGAGTGGGAATTCACCAGGAACAACAATAAATCAAAATCATATAATTCGCCTTTTATTGGGCAAAGCTTAAAGGGAAGCATATTACTGACCCTAAATAACAATCACCTGTATAAACAATAA
- a CDS encoding DUF4199 domain-containing protein: protein MEDLQQRLKINGVKSGAMLGLIITALGIFSYYLITSITTSTIIFVGAPIFLGVFIPIFCVVMFCFNARKKIGGYWTFRQAVTGIFTMFIVAYLVQFIAKDIVFNRFIEPNSIQKTQTAAINAKTLLMQQRHASPKDITKDIDDMKKEFVQQQALSIGGILQSMVFSVLFIFLFSLIFASLFKKDSPGGLPRPE from the coding sequence ATGGAAGATCTGCAACAAAGATTAAAAATAAACGGGGTTAAAAGCGGAGCAATGCTTGGGCTTATCATAACAGCGCTGGGGATATTTTCTTATTACCTCATTACATCTATTACAACCTCTACAATAATATTTGTAGGCGCACCCATATTTTTAGGCGTTTTTATCCCAATATTTTGTGTGGTGATGTTTTGCTTTAATGCGCGCAAAAAAATAGGGGGATACTGGACATTCAGACAGGCAGTTACCGGCATTTTTACCATGTTTATTGTGGCGTATCTTGTGCAATTTATAGCAAAAGATATTGTTTTTAACAGGTTTATTGAACCCAACAGCATTCAAAAGACGCAAACGGCGGCGATAAATGCCAAAACGCTGCTGATGCAGCAGCGGCATGCGTCCCCCAAGGATATCACCAAAGATATAGATGATATGAAAAAGGAATTTGTACAGCAGCAGGCACTTAGCATCGGGGGCATCCTCCAGTCTATGGTGTTTTCCGTACTGTTTATCTTCCTGTTCTCGCTCATTTTTGCTTCGCTGTTTAAAAAAGATTCGCCGGGAGGGTTACCCAGGCCTGAATAA
- a CDS encoding DUF4199 domain-containing protein, whose translation MESITTPTPSKVALKWALIGVLASIVLTYVYQFLNIDANSPVKYVNYLFFILFLILSQKEFRDQLGGFVTFGQAFVEGLLFSVFYGIMVAIFTYIYFSFLSPSVWEQALAASQQKLEAGGNLSAEQIESAMNITRKYGVIIATVGIIIGTPIMGAIVALIGAAIFKKERSLFDMEQSDNNYTDPAV comes from the coding sequence ATGGAAAGTATCACTACTCCAACCCCAAGTAAGGTGGCCTTAAAATGGGCGCTTATCGGTGTCCTCGCTTCAATTGTGCTAACTTATGTTTACCAGTTTTTAAACATTGATGCGAACTCGCCCGTCAAGTATGTTAATTATCTGTTTTTTATCCTCTTTTTAATCCTGTCACAAAAGGAATTCAGGGACCAGTTGGGCGGCTTCGTTACATTTGGCCAGGCCTTTGTTGAGGGACTTTTATTCTCGGTATTTTATGGTATAATGGTTGCTATTTTTACTTACATCTATTTTTCTTTTTTAAGCCCTTCGGTTTGGGAGCAGGCATTGGCAGCTTCCCAGCAAAAATTGGAAGCGGGTGGGAATTTATCGGCGGAACAAATTGAATCAGCTATGAACATTACCCGGAAATACGGCGTAATTATAGCTACAGTTGGAATAATTATTGGTACCCCGATAATGGGTGCCATTGTTGCCCTGATAGGTGCTGCTATCTTTAAAAAAGAACGCTCTTTATTTGATATGGAGCAAAGTGACAATAACTATACAGATCCAGCTGTTTAA
- the rseP gene encoding RIP metalloprotease RseP, with translation MSIVIMVGQLILGLSILVILHELGHFLAARAFGIKVEKFYLFFDAWNFSLFKFNYKGVEYGIGWLPLGGYVKIAGMIDESMDTDQLAGPPQPWEFRSKPAWQRLIVMLGGIFVNIILGILIFWVLTIKYGETYMPNSEIKYGIVPGKIGLRIGLLPGDKITAVNGRTIVRFEELTSTEVILGNTDLTVERGSQTLHVKVPGNLINDLSDMGIDQFISRVPRSTFAIDTVVPKSYAAAAGLVKGDSILAVNSVPVKFFDQLQSELKKYAGKQAVLDVKRNNVVSQHTTYVNKDGALGFNDGRTGIGAKFDLPKDKKLTFGFFGSLPIGATKAWGTFTDNAKGLGKVFKGEVKFNKAVSGPVAIATMFGSHIDWIRFWSLVGFLSMVLALTNLLPIPALDGGHALFLIIEMIKGKPLSDKFLERAQIVGFVILVTLMVFVFGNDIVKQIVKH, from the coding sequence ATGAGTATAGTGATCATGGTAGGTCAGTTAATCCTGGGCCTGTCTATTTTAGTAATCCTTCATGAACTTGGCCACTTCCTGGCTGCCCGTGCATTTGGCATTAAGGTAGAAAAGTTTTACCTATTTTTTGATGCATGGAACTTTAGCCTGTTTAAGTTTAACTATAAAGGTGTTGAATACGGGATTGGCTGGCTGCCCCTTGGCGGTTATGTGAAAATTGCCGGTATGATTGATGAATCAATGGACACCGATCAGCTTGCAGGCCCGCCACAACCCTGGGAGTTTCGCTCAAAACCAGCCTGGCAGCGTTTAATCGTAATGCTTGGCGGTATTTTTGTCAACATCATTTTAGGCATCCTTATTTTTTGGGTATTAACCATTAAATATGGCGAAACCTATATGCCGAATTCCGAAATAAAATATGGGATAGTACCCGGTAAAATTGGCCTGCGCATTGGCTTATTACCCGGCGATAAAATTACTGCGGTTAACGGACGAACCATTGTACGTTTTGAAGAGCTTACCAGCACCGAGGTTATATTGGGTAACACCGATTTGACGGTAGAGCGCGGAAGCCAGACGCTGCACGTAAAAGTTCCCGGCAATTTAATAAACGATCTGTCTGACATGGGCATTGATCAGTTTATCAGCAGGGTTCCGCGTTCAACATTTGCTATTGACACCGTAGTGCCAAAAAGTTATGCAGCCGCGGCCGGATTAGTTAAGGGCGATAGCATTTTAGCCGTAAATAGTGTTCCTGTTAAATTTTTTGACCAGCTGCAATCTGAATTAAAAAAATATGCAGGCAAACAAGCCGTATTGGATGTAAAAAGGAACAACGTAGTTTCCCAACATACAACTTATGTTAATAAAGATGGGGCATTGGGCTTTAACGACGGACGTACAGGCATAGGTGCTAAATTTGATCTGCCTAAAGACAAGAAATTAACCTTCGGCTTTTTTGGCTCATTGCCAATAGGTGCAACAAAAGCTTGGGGAACATTTACTGATAATGCAAAAGGACTTGGAAAAGTATTTAAAGGTGAAGTTAAGTTTAACAAAGCTGTTAGCGGCCCGGTTGCTATTGCAACCATGTTTGGCTCGCATATCGACTGGATCCGTTTCTGGAGCCTGGTTGGTTTTCTTTCTATGGTACTTGCGCTCACCAACTTATTGCCCATACCGGCACTTGACGGCGGCCACGCGCTATTCCTGATCATTGAGATGATAAAAGGCAAACCACTAAGCGATAAGTTTTTAGAACGTGCACAAATAGTTGGTTTTGTAATACTGGTGACCTTAATGGTATTTGTATTTGGCAACGATATTGTAAAGCAGATTGTAAAACATTAA
- a CDS encoding 1-deoxy-D-xylulose-5-phosphate reductoisomerase, with the protein MNSNTTIGQSNYKNIAILGSTGSIGTQSLEVIGNNPELFRAYLLTAQSNADLLIAQALQFNPAYVVICDKSKYQYVKDALAATSVKVLAGIEAIIDTVTDPEINTVITAMVGFAGLEPTIAGIKAGKDIALANKETLVVAGELVTGLAKKHGIKILPVDSEHSAIFQCLAGEQDNKIEKIILTASGGPFRNRSLSFLEHVTREDALKHPNWVMGAKITIDSASLMNKGLEVIEAKWLFDLEAGQIDVIVHPQSIIHSMVQFRDGSIKAQMGLPDMKLPIQYALTYPNRVQNNFKRFDFTNYPNLTFEKPDLVTFRNLDLAFQALKKGGNMPCIINAANEVAVAGFLSNSIGFLAMSKVIEECMQHIAFKNSPDLEDYLNTDKETRIFAQNLIHQMPLKALQF; encoded by the coding sequence TTGAATAGCAATACAACAATAGGGCAATCTAACTATAAAAATATAGCAATCCTTGGCTCAACAGGCAGCATTGGCACACAGTCGCTCGAGGTAATTGGCAATAATCCCGAACTCTTCAGGGCTTATCTGCTAACTGCTCAGAGCAATGCCGACCTGCTAATTGCACAGGCATTACAGTTTAACCCGGCGTATGTGGTAATCTGCGATAAAAGCAAATACCAATATGTAAAGGATGCACTTGCTGCTACTTCGGTAAAAGTTTTGGCCGGTATTGAAGCAATTATTGATACCGTAACCGATCCTGAAATAAATACCGTGATAACGGCAATGGTGGGCTTTGCCGGTTTAGAACCAACTATTGCAGGCATTAAAGCCGGCAAAGACATCGCGCTGGCAAATAAAGAAACCCTTGTTGTTGCCGGGGAACTGGTTACCGGGCTCGCCAAAAAACATGGCATTAAAATCTTGCCGGTAGATTCCGAACACTCGGCGATTTTTCAATGCCTTGCCGGCGAACAGGATAATAAGATTGAAAAAATCATTTTAACAGCTTCAGGAGGGCCCTTCAGAAACAGGTCATTGTCATTTTTAGAGCATGTTACGCGTGAGGATGCCCTTAAACACCCAAACTGGGTTATGGGCGCCAAAATAACTATCGACTCCGCATCGTTAATGAATAAAGGGCTCGAGGTTATTGAAGCAAAGTGGCTGTTTGATTTAGAGGCCGGCCAAATTGATGTGATCGTTCATCCGCAATCTATTATTCACTCAATGGTGCAGTTTCGCGATGGATCAATAAAAGCGCAAATGGGCTTGCCCGATATGAAGTTGCCTATTCAGTACGCACTTACTTACCCCAACCGCGTGCAGAATAATTTTAAACGCTTTGACTTTACCAACTACCCTAACCTAACGTTCGAAAAACCGGATCTTGTTACCTTCCGTAATTTAGATTTAGCTTTCCAGGCCTTAAAAAAAGGTGGCAATATGCCTTGTATTATTAATGCCGCAAATGAGGTAGCCGTGGCTGGTTTTTTGAGCAACAGCATAGGCTTTTTAGCCATGAGCAAAGTAATTGAAGAATGCATGCAACACATTGCCTTTAAGAACAGTCCTGATTTAGAAGACTATTTGAATACTGACAAAGAAACACGCATCTTTGCGCAAAATTTAATACATCAAATGCCGTTAAAAGCATTACAATTTTAA
- a CDS encoding GH3 auxin-responsive promoter family protein, which yields MGFKAALSKPFAAIVNGRLNKLRKNAVALQQKTFQQLIHKAKDTAFGADHHFGQISTYDDFKRTVPVRDYEQLRPYIDRVTKGEENVLWPGKPAYLSKTSGTTSGVKYIPISKESMPEHIKAARNALLSYIHETGNADFVDGKLIFLQGSPVLDTKAGISTGRLSGIVAHHVPAYLQKNRMPSYNVNCIDDWEQKVDAIVEETKNQDMRLISGIPPWCQMYFDRLSTVTSGKKIKDIFPNFKLFVHGGVNYEPYRARMEESIGFKIDSIETYPASEGFIAFQDSQKEKGLLLMVDSGIFYEFIPTDEYFNENPTRISLKDIELDKNYALILNTSAGLWGYSLGDTIKFVSKDPYKIVVTGRIKHYISAFGEHVIGEEVEQALMSVANQQGVDVIEFTVAPQVNPPQGQLPYHEWFIEFGTPPKDPEAFALAVDEALQKKNIYYFDLIEGNILRPLVIQSLKKDTFIKYMRSQGKLGGQNKVPRLANDRKIADELIGYIV from the coding sequence ATGGGATTTAAGGCCGCATTAAGCAAACCTTTTGCAGCCATAGTTAATGGCCGTTTAAACAAACTGCGCAAAAACGCAGTGGCTTTGCAGCAAAAAACATTTCAGCAGCTTATTCATAAAGCAAAAGATACCGCTTTTGGTGCCGATCATCATTTTGGGCAGATCAGTACTTATGATGATTTCAAAAGGACTGTTCCGGTGCGTGACTACGAACAATTAAGGCCTTATATTGACAGGGTTACCAAAGGTGAAGAAAACGTATTATGGCCCGGTAAACCTGCTTACCTTTCCAAAACATCAGGAACCACTTCCGGGGTTAAATATATTCCTATCTCGAAAGAGAGCATGCCCGAGCATATTAAAGCAGCGCGAAATGCCTTATTGAGTTACATCCACGAAACAGGTAATGCTGATTTTGTTGATGGCAAGCTTATATTTTTGCAGGGCAGCCCCGTTTTGGATACTAAAGCCGGCATTTCCACTGGCAGGTTATCAGGTATTGTTGCCCATCACGTACCTGCCTATTTGCAAAAGAACCGGATGCCCAGTTACAACGTAAATTGTATTGATGACTGGGAGCAAAAAGTGGATGCGATAGTTGAAGAAACAAAAAACCAGGACATGCGCCTCATTTCGGGTATTCCCCCGTGGTGCCAGATGTATTTTGACAGGCTTTCAACAGTAACAAGCGGTAAAAAGATCAAGGACATTTTCCCGAACTTTAAGCTGTTTGTGCACGGTGGCGTTAACTATGAGCCCTACCGCGCCCGTATGGAAGAGAGTATAGGCTTTAAAATAGATTCTATTGAAACTTACCCGGCATCCGAAGGTTTCATTGCTTTCCAGGATTCGCAAAAGGAAAAAGGCTTATTACTGATGGTAGATTCAGGGATCTTTTATGAGTTTATTCCAACCGACGAATATTTTAATGAAAACCCAACCCGCATCAGTTTAAAAGATATTGAGCTTGATAAAAACTATGCGCTAATACTAAATACCAGCGCCGGCTTATGGGGATATAGCCTGGGTGATACCATTAAGTTTGTATCAAAAGATCCATATAAAATTGTGGTTACCGGGCGCATAAAACATTATATCTCGGCCTTTGGCGAGCATGTAATTGGCGAGGAAGTTGAGCAGGCATTAATGAGTGTAGCCAATCAGCAGGGAGTAGATGTGATTGAATTTACTGTGGCACCGCAAGTTAATCCGCCGCAAGGCCAACTACCTTATCATGAATGGTTTATTGAGTTTGGGACGCCACCGAAAGACCCGGAAGCCTTTGCGTTAGCGGTTGACGAAGCATTGCAAAAGAAAAATATTTATTATTTTGACCTGATTGAAGGCAACATTTTACGGCCCCTGGTAATCCAGAGCTTAAAAAAAGATACCTTTATAAAATATATGCGGTCGCAGGGAAAACTTGGCGGTCAAAATAAAGTACCGAGGTTAGCAAATGATCGGAAAATCGCGGATGAATTGATAGGGTATATTGTTTAA
- a CDS encoding glycosyltransferase produces MFFSIIIPLYNRPQEIKELLQTLTLQTYKQFEVLVIEDGSKDDAAEIVKSFAGKLDIKYFVKPNEGQGFTRNYGFERAKGDYFIIFDSDCLIPENYLQVVDASLKANPLDAYGGPDASHPSFTPIQKAISYSMTSPFTTGGIRGNKKGIGQFHPRSFNMGISRQVWEKAGGFIITRSGEDIEYSIRIHSLGFKIGLIPEAKVYHKRRTNFLQFYKQIHFFGRARINVYKFFPGELKAVHFFPAVFTLSLLFTLVANIFTWRIAVLCNFVLLLFILLIFFHSWIKNNSAKIAFLSLIASFIQLTAYGLGFMQDFWKRVILKLS; encoded by the coding sequence ATGTTTTTTTCTATCATTATACCATTATACAATCGCCCGCAGGAAATTAAAGAACTGCTGCAAACCCTTACCCTGCAAACCTATAAGCAGTTTGAGGTTTTGGTGATTGAAGATGGGTCTAAAGATGATGCGGCCGAAATTGTAAAAAGCTTTGCCGGTAAACTTGATATTAAGTACTTTGTAAAACCTAACGAGGGACAAGGCTTTACCCGCAACTATGGTTTTGAACGTGCCAAAGGCGATTATTTTATAATTTTTGATTCTGACTGCCTGATTCCAGAAAATTATTTACAAGTGGTTGACGCCTCACTAAAAGCGAACCCTTTGGATGCTTATGGCGGCCCCGACGCTTCACATCCTTCGTTTACTCCTATTCAAAAGGCCATAAGCTATTCCATGACCTCTCCTTTTACCACCGGCGGGATCCGTGGCAACAAAAAAGGAATAGGGCAGTTTCATCCCCGCAGCTTTAACATGGGCATTTCGCGGCAGGTTTGGGAAAAAGCGGGCGGCTTTATCATCACACGTTCGGGCGAGGACATTGAGTATAGCATCCGCATCCATTCCCTGGGCTTTAAAATAGGGCTTATCCCCGAGGCAAAAGTTTATCACAAGCGCCGCACCAATTTTTTACAGTTTTATAAGCAGATCCATTTTTTTGGCAGGGCACGCATCAACGTTTACAAATTCTTTCCCGGCGAGCTGAAAGCAGTACATTTTTTTCCGGCAGTATTTACACTTTCATTACTATTTACCCTAGTTGCTAACATATTTACCTGGCGAATTGCAGTGTTATGTAATTTTGTACTGTTGCTGTTCATTTTGTTGATATTTTTTCACTCGTGGATTAAAAACAACTCGGCAAAAATCGCATTTTTGAGTTTAATAGCTTCCTTCATCCAGCTAACTGCCTACGGGTTAGGTTTTATGCAGGATTTTTGGAAACGGGTAATATTAAAATTATCATAA
- a CDS encoding glycosyltransferase family 2 protein encodes MDISVVVPLYNEIESLPELTSWISQVMDNNRFTYEVILVDDGSNDGSWEMIRTLNKGNPFIKGIKFRRNYGKSAALNTGFDAAEGNVIITMDADLQDSPDEIPELYRRITEEKYDLISGWKAKRHDPLSKTIPTKLFNAATRKMSGINNLHDFNCGLKAYRRAVVKNIEVYGEMHRYIPVIAKWAGFSKIGEQIVEHRPRKYGTTKFGMSRFINGLLDLMSIFFVGKFGKRPMHFFGAMGTLSFLAGTIITIWMIIDKLRAISNGEHYRNITDQPLFYIALVAVILGSQLFLTGFVAELVARSAPERNKYQVEEVI; translated from the coding sequence ATGGATATATCAGTAGTAGTACCACTTTATAACGAAATAGAATCATTGCCGGAACTTACCTCTTGGATAAGCCAGGTAATGGATAACAACCGTTTTACTTACGAGGTGATCCTTGTTGACGATGGCAGTAACGACGGTTCATGGGAAATGATCCGGACACTTAATAAAGGCAATCCTTTTATAAAGGGAATCAAATTCAGGCGCAATTATGGCAAATCGGCCGCGTTGAATACCGGCTTTGATGCTGCAGAAGGCAATGTTATTATTACTATGGATGCTGACCTGCAGGACAGCCCGGACGAAATTCCTGAACTATACCGCCGCATTACCGAAGAGAAATACGACCTGATATCGGGCTGGAAAGCCAAGCGGCATGATCCCTTAAGCAAAACTATACCCACAAAACTATTTAATGCTGCCACACGCAAAATGTCGGGCATTAATAACCTGCACGACTTTAACTGCGGTTTAAAAGCTTATCGCAGGGCTGTAGTAAAAAACATTGAGGTATATGGCGAAATGCACCGCTATATCCCGGTGATAGCCAAATGGGCGGGTTTCAGCAAAATTGGCGAACAGATTGTTGAGCACAGGCCGCGTAAATATGGTACAACCAAATTCGGGATGAGCCGTTTTATAAATGGGTTGCTAGATCTGATGTCGATATTTTTTGTCGGTAAATTTGGCAAGCGCCCCATGCATTTTTTTGGCGCCATGGGAACACTGAGCTTTCTTGCCGGGACAATAATTACCATCTGGATGATTATTGACAAGCTCCGTGCGATATCTAACGGCGAACATTACCGGAATATAACCGATCAGCCGTTGTTTTACATAGCGCTGGTAGCTGTAATATTGGGTTCACAGCTGTTTTTAACCGGCTTTGTAGCCGAACTTGTAGCCCGCAGTGCCCCCGAGCGGAATAAATACCAGGTTGAGGAAGTTATTTAA